From Verrucomicrobiota bacterium:
GAATTTTGCCTGGGGCTGCGTTGCTCCTCGGTCACAGCCCCACTGGCGGGGGATGCTCGCTCGTCGCGCCTTGCCCCAGGCCAAATTGGGCGCAACGAACGTGAGCGTATTTACGAAACGGACCACTTAGCTTGCTCTTCAATCCGCCAACCGGTCTTCGCGCGGATTGGCATTCTCTGACCGTCGCTTGTGGCCACCAGTCCAGCTTTGACCCGGCGCAATCCCCGTGACATCTTCTGCGACGCAATGACGGACCCGAAGACGTTTGAACCCTTTGCGAGCAGCTTGCTCGGCCGCGCATTCGGTGGCCGGCGCGTCCTGGTGACCGGTCACACGGGGTTCAAAGGATCGTGGCTTTGCGAGTGGCTTCTGGCGTTGGGCGCGCGTGTCACGGGCTTGGGCCTGGTTCCCGAAACCAGCCCCGCGTTGTTCGATCAACTCGGCCTGACTGGCCGGATCGAGCATGTCCTGAGCGACGTGCGCGATCCGGAACGAGTCAAAGCCCTGGTCGAGCAGACGCAGCCCGAATTTGTCTTTCATCTCGCGGCGCAACCTCTGGTCCGACGCTCCTATCGGGAACCCGTGGCGACTTACCAAACGAATTTGATGGGGACGATCCACTTGCTGGAGGCGTTGCGGTCACTGAACGCCTCCTGTGCCGCTGTGTTCGCCACCACCGACAAGGTTTATGAGAACCAGGAACGAACCATCGGCTACTGCGAAGACGATCGCCTGGGCGGCTTTGATCCTTACAGTTCCAGCAAAGCCGCGGCGGAGATTGCTATCGCGGCCTGGCGAAACTCCTTCTTCGCGAATCACCCCGTCCGGATCGCCAGCGCGCGGGCCGGAAATGTGATCGGCGGCGGGGATTGGGCGGAGGATCGCATCGTCCCGGACTGCATCCGGGCGCTGCGGGCCGGCCAGGCTGTGCCGGTGCGGAACAGGATTTCGACGCGGCCCTGGCAGCACGTGCTGGAACCGCTGAGCGGTTATCTCTGGCTGGCCGCCGTGTTGGACAACGTGGCGCGGGCGAGCCACCCGACCGGCCATTTCACTTCCGCTTTCAACTTCGGTCCGCTCGATTCAAACCGCACCGTGGCGGAACTCGTGCAAGAAGTTCTGAAGTCCTGGCCCGGGACCTGGGAGGACCGCAGTGATCCCAACGCCGTCCACGAATCCAACTGGCTTGAGCTTCGCACCGACAAGGCGGGCGCGCTGCTCGGCTGGAAAGCGGTCTGGGGTTTCGCCGACGCCGTTCGGCACACGGTGGGCTGGTACCGAGCCGCGGACTCGCTTTGCGAGCCGAAGGATTTTCGCAAGCTCACACTCAGCCAGATCGAAGCGTACTGCTGCTCCGCTCACGAAAGGAAAATCGCGTGGGCTTCGGCATGATCGCTCCATTCCAGTGCCGGGCTTGCCGAGGAACCCGCGGCGCGCTGGTCCTGGATCTCGGAGTTCAGCCGCTCGCCAACAACTTGTTGTCCCCGGAAGACCTCTCCAAACCCGAACCGAAGTTCCCATTGCGCCTGGCCGTGTGCGAGTCCTGCTGGCTTCTCCAAATCCTGGACATCATTCCGCCGACGCGGCTTTTCTCGGATTACCCGTATTTTTCGTCGTTCTCGGAGGCGACTCTCAGTCATGCCCGCGAAGCGGCGGAGCGTTACATCCGGGAGTTTGGCCTGGGGCGCGGCAGTTTCGTGGTCGAGGTTGCGAGCAACGACGGTTATCTGCTGCAAAACTTCACGCGGGCGGGCGTGCCTTGCCTGGGCATCGAACCGGCGGAGAACATCGCGCCGATTGCGCAACAGAAGGGCATCGAGACGCTCGTCATATTCTTCAACACGGAAACCGCGCGGCAGCTTGCCAGCACGCGCGGCCAGGCGGACCTGGTTCTCGGCAACAACGTCTTCGCGCACGTGCCGGACATAAACGATTTCGTCGCGAGTGTCGCGGGGCTGCTCAAACCGGGCGGGCGGTGCATTCTTGAGTTCCCTTACGCCGTCGATTTCATCGAGCAGGCGGAATTCGACACCATCTACCACGAACACGTGTTCTACTTCTCCGTGACGGCGCTCGCCCCTTTGTTCGCGCGGCATGGATTGACGGTTTACCACGTGGAACGGCTGCCGATTCACGGCGGATCGCTGCGGCTGTTTGCCGGGCACGCGGCAGCCCACAATTCAGACTCCACGGTCGCAAATCTGCTGGCGGAAGAAGAACGCACCGGTGTTCGGTCACTGGATTACTACGCGGGATTCGCCGACCGCGTGCAGGAGATTCGCCGCGATCTGTGCCGTCTGCTCGAGAAACTCAAAGGACAGGGCAAATCCATCGCCGCCTACGGCGCTTCCGCCAAGGGCAGCACCTTGCTGAATCATTTTGGGCTGGGGCGCGAGACGATCGATTATGTGGTGGACCGCAGCACCTACAAGCAAGGCCGATTGACGCCGGGCGCGCATTTGCCGATCCGACCGGTGGAAGAGCTGGTCCAGCGCAAACCCGATTACACGCTGCTCCTGACCTGGAATTTCGCCGGCGAGATTCTTCGACAACAAACGGCGTATCGCGCCCAAGGCGGCAAATTCATCGTGCCGATTCCAGCGGTCACGGTGGTTTGAAATGAACTCTGCAAACCGCGCATGAACGTGAATGAACGCGAAATCGGAGCGCGGACAGCTTTTCCGCGCGGCGCCCGGGCGAGGTCGTGGATAAACGCGCGGGCAAGCTGCCCGCGCTCCTTCCGGGGTGCTATCAAGCTATGAAATTTGAGCCGACCGTCTTCAGGGAAGTGTGGCTCATCGAGTTGGATTTGAAAGAGGACGAACGCGGTTTTCTTGCCCGCACGTTTTGCGAAAAGGAATTCGCGGAGCGCGGCCTGAACACGCGCTGGCCGCAGTGCAATCTCACCCGGACGTTGCGGCGCGGGATGATCCGCGGTCTCCATTATCAGGCCGAACCCAGCCCGGAGCTTAAGCTGATCCGCTGCTCCCGCGGGGCGATTTTCGATGTCGTCGTGGATGTGCGGCCCGATTCGCCAACATTCGGGAAGTGGGCCGGGTTCGAGCTCACCGCGGACAACCGGCGGCAGTTGTATGTGCCCGGCGGATTTGCCCACGGCCTTCAATGCCTGCAGGACAACTCCGAGGTCTTTTACCAGATGTCCGAGTATTACGTTCCGGATCTGGCGCGCGGTGTGCGCTGGGACGACCCCACCGTGAACGTGTCGTGGCCCATCTCCAATCCGTCGCTTTCCGAACGCGACCGGAATTTGCCGTTCCTTCAGTTCAAAGTTTATTCAAGCGGGGGTCGAAAATGAGTCCGCCTGGCCAATCCAACGCGCCCTTCCCCCTCACCCCGGCCCTCTCCCTCAGGGAGAGGGAGAATCGGTCTCCGCGTCGGCCAGAGATGCGCGCATCCAGTTTCTCTCGCGCGGCAGTCGGAATCCCCTCTCCTTGGGGAGAGGGACAGGGTGAGGGAGAAGAGGGCGCAAGACAATTCCGTACAACCAGGAACCGCCGAGAACGGACCCCGATCACTCGGTCTTGCGCGTGAAGATTCTGCTGACAGGTCCGACCGGGTTCATCGGTTCGGCGTTTTTACGCCAGGCGCTGGCTGGCGGTCATTCCGTTGCAGGGCTGGTGCGACCGGTCCGAGCCTGCGCGGTTGAGCCTGGGAATGCAAACCCTGCCAGGCTGGAGGTTTCCAATCAATCGGACTCTCATAGGGACGCGTTCGACCGCGTCCCGGATATACTGTCCAGTCGAGCCAAAGAGATCAGGGACGGAGTGGAATCCGTCCTTACCAGAATTGCGGGCACCCTCGCGGAGCCGCCCTGGCGGGAGATCGAAGCGTTCGGTCCCGAAGTTTGCGTACACACAGCCTGGATTTCCGCGCCGGGCATCTATCTGGATTCGCCAGAGAACCATCGCTTTGTCGATTGGAGTCTGGCTTTTCTGAAACGCCTGGCCGAGTTGGGAACCCGACACCTCGTGGTCCTGGGCACGTGCATCGAATATCGAACGACCGGCGCCGCCCGCGCAGAGGACCGGACTCCCCTTGAGCCGGCGACGCTTTACGCGCGCTGCAAACATGAACTTCACTTGAAGCTTGAGACGGAGCTGGCCCGTCACGCCGCGGCGCTGTGCTGGGCGCGGGTCTTTTATCCGTACGGTCCGGGCGAGCACCCCGCGCGCTTGTGCAGTTCCATCATTCAAAACCTCCGCCGCAATCAGTCGGTCACTCTCAAGACGCCGGACAGCCGGAAGGATTACATTTACATCGACGACCTGGCGCGGGCCCTGGTGTTGCTGATCGAACGCAAGTTCGCGGGCAGCGTGAATCTGGGCGTCGGTGAAGCGGTCGCCGTGCGGCAGATCGCCGAAGTGCTCGGCCGTTTGCTGGGCAAGCCGGACTTGATTCAGTTTCCCGCGCAGCCGGTTTCCGATCCGCTCGATTGTGTCCTGTCCGACAGCACAAAGTTGCGCTCGCTCGGCTGGCGCCCGGGAGTCGATGTGGAGGCGGGGTTGAAGAATCTGATAGCTTGTTTGGGATGAGACCCGAATTGCACGAATTGAGCACCACGATTCCATGTTCTGGCTGCGGAGGGACGAACGTGTCGGCGGCGTTTCGCCTGCCGGACCAGCCGGTTGTGCTGAACTACCGCTTCCACTCCGCCGATGACGCGAGCCGGGTCCCGCGGCGTGACATCGCGTTGGTCCAATGCGCGAATTGCGGACTGGTGTTCAACGCGGAGTTCGATCCCAACGCCGTTCCCTACGACGAACGCTACGAAAACCGGCAATGCTTCTCGCCAGCCTTCCAACAGCACCTCGACGGACTTGCGCAGAGTCTGATCGCGCGCCATGGCTTGCGCGGCGGGCGAATCCTGGAGATCGGATGCGGCAAAGGCGATTTTCTCCGGCTGATCTGCGCGGCGGCTTCGGCGCTAGGAACCGGGTTCGACACGACCTATGAAGGCCCGCTCCGCGAGGCAAACGTCGAGTTCCACCGGCAATATGCGACGCCGACCGACGTGAAGGGATCGTTCGGCGCGTTGATCTGCCGGCACGTGATCGAGCACGTGCCGAACATCGGCGCTTTTCTACGCGAACTGCACTCCCTGGCGCGCGCGGCGGGTGACCCCGTCGCGGTCCTGGAAACGCCGAGCTTCGAGTGGATCGTCCGTCACGGGTGTTTCTGGGATGTTTTTGGCGAACACTGCAATTACTTCGGTGTGCCCACGCTGGCTTTTCTGGCCGAGACGGCTGGGTTCCAGGTTCTGCGCCACTCGGTCGTTTTCGGAGAACAGTACCAGCTTCTCGAATTGCGACTCGCGGGAACTGGCCAGCCGGGCGCGAATCCACCGGGAATTCGCGAGCGCTACAGTCTCGACGTGTTTTCTCGCGAATTCACGAACACGCGGCGAAAGCTGGAAGAACGGTTGCTCGGTGCCGGCGCTGCAAACGGTTGGGCTGTTTGGGGCGCAGGCGCCAAGGGCGTCGCGCTGGTGAACCAAATCACGATTCGCCCGCCGGACCTCGTCGTGGATTCCAATCCCGCCAAGCAAGGCTGCGTGATCCCGGGCACGTCGATCCCGGTGGTGTCTCCGGACGACGCGCGGGTGCCCGCCGTTCCGGTGATCCTGATCGTCAACCCGAATTATCTGGAAGAAATCAAACGTCACTTGGCAGCCCTTGGTTTCCGCCATACTCTCCTGACCCTTTGACCGTGCTTGAAAGAATGCCTTCTAGGTGGAACAGGCCACTGGCCTGTTACGGCAGGCTACCAGCCTGACGCGCTTTGGGGTGGCAGGTTGCCACCCGCAACGGGCTGGTAGCCCGTTCCACCCATTTTTCAAACACGCCCTTTGACGCCATGAAAATGATCATCGACACGGAGCAGCGCACCATTGAACGGCAGACGGACGCGGGCCGGGAGACGGCGGCGCTTTATTCGCCCCAGGGTTTCGAGTGGCTCTCTGAACTCTGGCTGAAAGTGGGCTGGGACCAGAAGTATTCCTACACCTTCACCTGGCTGGGGCGGCCGCTGATCCAACTTCCCGAAGACGTGCTCCGGATCCAGGAGGTTATTTTTACGTTGCAGCCGGAGGTGATCGTAGAAACCGGTGTGGCTCATGGCGGCTCGCTCATTTTTTACGCGTCGCTCTGCAAAGCGCTCGGCAAAGGCCGGGTCATCGGGATCGACATCGAGATTCGTCCCGACAACCGGAAAGCGATCGAGCAACACGCGCTGGCGGCGTTCATCACGCTGATGGAAGGAAGCTCGACCGATGGGAGCGTCCTCGCGAAGGTTCGATCCAGGATTGCGCCCGGAGAAAAAGTTCTCGTGCTGCTCGACTCCTGTCATTCGGCGGACCACGTGCTGAACGAACTCGAAGCGTATCATTCGCTCGTGCCGGCCGGAAGCTACCTCGTCGCGACGGACGGCATCATGAGAGATTTGCACGACCTCCCGCGCGGCCGGCCCGAATGGTTGCGGGATAATCCGGTGACGGCGGCGCGAACGTTTGTGGAGCGTCACCCCGAATTTGTGATCGAGCAACCCCGCTGGCTGTTCAATGAAAGTTCGTTGAAGCGGAATTTGACCTACTGGCCGGAAGCGTTCCTCAAGAGAGTGCGGTAGATTTCCCGCACGCATAACCCTTTCCATGAACCTGACGGTAGGTCGAGTCTGTCCCCAGCGAGCCGAATCGGACGTGTTCCAAACTCGTCGAGCGGCTCGCCGGGACGGACTCGCCCTACCGGGTTCATGGGGCGAGAGATGGTAATCGGACTAACGGTTTGATGCACATGCTGACGACTGTCGTGCCAGTCTATAACGGCGAGCGCTATCTGCCGGCGACGCTCCAATGCCTGGCCGCGCAA
This genomic window contains:
- a CDS encoding NAD(P)-dependent oxidoreductase, with product MPYNQEPPRTDPDHSVLRVKILLTGPTGFIGSAFLRQALAGGHSVAGLVRPVRACAVEPGNANPARLEVSNQSDSHRDAFDRVPDILSSRAKEIRDGVESVLTRIAGTLAEPPWREIEAFGPEVCVHTAWISAPGIYLDSPENHRFVDWSLAFLKRLAELGTRHLVVLGTCIEYRTTGAARAEDRTPLEPATLYARCKHELHLKLETELARHAAALCWARVFYPYGPGEHPARLCSSIIQNLRRNQSVTLKTPDSRKDYIYIDDLARALVLLIERKFAGSVNLGVGEAVAVRQIAEVLGRLLGKPDLIQFPAQPVSDPLDCVLSDSTKLRSLGWRPGVDVEAGLKNLIACLG
- the rfbC gene encoding dTDP-4-dehydrorhamnose 3,5-epimerase, which codes for MKFEPTVFREVWLIELDLKEDERGFLARTFCEKEFAERGLNTRWPQCNLTRTLRRGMIRGLHYQAEPSPELKLIRCSRGAIFDVVVDVRPDSPTFGKWAGFELTADNRRQLYVPGGFAHGLQCLQDNSEVFYQMSEYYVPDLARGVRWDDPTVNVSWPISNPSLSERDRNLPFLQFKVYSSGGRK
- a CDS encoding methyltransferase domain-containing protein, with the translated sequence MRPELHELSTTIPCSGCGGTNVSAAFRLPDQPVVLNYRFHSADDASRVPRRDIALVQCANCGLVFNAEFDPNAVPYDERYENRQCFSPAFQQHLDGLAQSLIARHGLRGGRILEIGCGKGDFLRLICAAASALGTGFDTTYEGPLREANVEFHRQYATPTDVKGSFGALICRHVIEHVPNIGAFLRELHSLARAAGDPVAVLETPSFEWIVRHGCFWDVFGEHCNYFGVPTLAFLAETAGFQVLRHSVVFGEQYQLLELRLAGTGQPGANPPGIRERYSLDVFSREFTNTRRKLEERLLGAGAANGWAVWGAGAKGVALVNQITIRPPDLVVDSNPAKQGCVIPGTSIPVVSPDDARVPAVPVILIVNPNYLEEIKRHLAALGFRHTLLTL
- a CDS encoding class I SAM-dependent methyltransferase; translated protein: MIAPFQCRACRGTRGALVLDLGVQPLANNLLSPEDLSKPEPKFPLRLAVCESCWLLQILDIIPPTRLFSDYPYFSSFSEATLSHAREAAERYIREFGLGRGSFVVEVASNDGYLLQNFTRAGVPCLGIEPAENIAPIAQQKGIETLVIFFNTETARQLASTRGQADLVLGNNVFAHVPDINDFVASVAGLLKPGGRCILEFPYAVDFIEQAEFDTIYHEHVFYFSVTALAPLFARHGLTVYHVERLPIHGGSLRLFAGHAAAHNSDSTVANLLAEEERTGVRSLDYYAGFADRVQEIRRDLCRLLEKLKGQGKSIAAYGASAKGSTLLNHFGLGRETIDYVVDRSTYKQGRLTPGAHLPIRPVEELVQRKPDYTLLLTWNFAGEILRQQTAYRAQGGKFIVPIPAVTVV
- the rfbG gene encoding CDP-glucose 4,6-dehydratase, whose translation is MTDPKTFEPFASSLLGRAFGGRRVLVTGHTGFKGSWLCEWLLALGARVTGLGLVPETSPALFDQLGLTGRIEHVLSDVRDPERVKALVEQTQPEFVFHLAAQPLVRRSYREPVATYQTNLMGTIHLLEALRSLNASCAAVFATTDKVYENQERTIGYCEDDRLGGFDPYSSSKAAAEIAIAAWRNSFFANHPVRIASARAGNVIGGGDWAEDRIVPDCIRALRAGQAVPVRNRISTRPWQHVLEPLSGYLWLAAVLDNVARASHPTGHFTSAFNFGPLDSNRTVAELVQEVLKSWPGTWEDRSDPNAVHESNWLELRTDKAGALLGWKAVWGFADAVRHTVGWYRAADSLCEPKDFRKLTLSQIEAYCCSAHERKIAWASA
- a CDS encoding hydroxylase; its protein translation is MKMIIDTEQRTIERQTDAGRETAALYSPQGFEWLSELWLKVGWDQKYSYTFTWLGRPLIQLPEDVLRIQEVIFTLQPEVIVETGVAHGGSLIFYASLCKALGKGRVIGIDIEIRPDNRKAIEQHALAAFITLMEGSSTDGSVLAKVRSRIAPGEKVLVLLDSCHSADHVLNELEAYHSLVPAGSYLVATDGIMRDLHDLPRGRPEWLRDNPVTAARTFVERHPEFVIEQPRWLFNESSLKRNLTYWPEAFLKRVR